A region of Rhodospirillales bacterium DNA encodes the following proteins:
- a CDS encoding protein-L-isoaspartate O-methyltransferase: MKANRGESDKWLGMRWDRFVQVVRNKDLWSDKTKRAFLLTPREVFASVSPAIANRGYEHAFLDIGYGVTMSGPHLQSRMTDVIDVKRGEKVLEIGTGSGTQAAFLAQLTDKVYTIEIIAPLATRTRGLYDKAIVAGYEEFKGIHTKQADGYYGWAEAGPFDKIIVTCGIDHVPPPLLNQLKPGGIMVIPVGPPGAQRVLKIVKTQAADGSISVTREDIYGGKIVPFVPFTKLVDGEIKGSHNR, translated from the coding sequence ATGAAGGCCAACCGCGGCGAGTCCGACAAGTGGCTCGGCATGCGCTGGGACCGTTTCGTCCAGGTCGTGCGCAACAAGGACCTGTGGTCCGACAAGACCAAGCGCGCGTTCCTGCTGACGCCGCGCGAGGTGTTCGCCTCGGTGTCGCCGGCGATCGCCAACCGCGGCTACGAGCACGCCTTCCTCGACATCGGCTACGGCGTGACGATGTCGGGCCCGCATCTGCAGAGCCGCATGACCGACGTGATCGACGTCAAGCGCGGCGAGAAGGTGCTGGAGATCGGCACCGGATCGGGCACGCAGGCGGCGTTCCTCGCGCAGCTGACCGACAAGGTCTACACGATCGAGATCATCGCCCCGCTCGCGACCCGCACCCGCGGCCTCTACGACAAGGCCATCGTGGCGGGCTACGAGGAGTTCAAGGGCATCCACACCAAGCAGGCCGACGGCTACTACGGCTGGGCCGAGGCCGGGCCGTTCGACAAGATCATCGTCACCTGCGGCATCGACCACGTGCCGCCGCCGCTGCTCAACCAGCTCAAGCCCGGCGGCATCATGGTGATCCCGGTCGGACCGCCGGGCGCCCAGCGCGTGCTGAAGATCGTCAAGACGCAGGCCGCCGACGGCTCGATCAGCGTCACCCGCGAGGACATCTACGGCGGCAAGATCGTGCCGTTCGTGCCCTTCACCAAGCTGGTCGACGGCGAGATCAAGGGCAGCCACAACCGCTGA
- a CDS encoding tripartite tricarboxylate transporter substrate binding protein, which produces MIRQPRIPRRAVLAAAALPALAAPSIGRAQAAWKPTQSVRIVVPAAPGGGTDILARLIGAHLQQAWGVSVVIDNKSGAGGVVGTMEVLRANPDGHTILMGNIGPQSIAYSLYRNLPYKIEGLVPVSNVLATPNVLVVHPSVPATTVPEFVAWLRKQDGKVSYASSGTGQSPHLSGAWFLQLVGAKATHVPYRGAAPALADLVAGQTQYFFDNLTTAIEFVRAGKLRALGITSARRNPMVPELQPIRETMPELAPFDVSAWFGMFYAAGVPKAAVDSLNAEIKVWIEQDATKKRFEQMAGYPAWSPPAEFAAFVNAQIAQWKGVIQKEGLQLDVN; this is translated from the coding sequence ATGATCCGTCAGCCTCGAATCCCCCGCCGCGCCGTGCTCGCCGCCGCCGCCCTCCCGGCCCTCGCGGCACCCTCGATCGGGCGCGCGCAAGCCGCTTGGAAGCCGACGCAGTCCGTGCGCATCGTCGTCCCTGCGGCGCCGGGCGGCGGCACCGACATCCTCGCGCGCCTCATCGGCGCCCATCTGCAGCAGGCGTGGGGCGTGTCCGTCGTCATCGACAACAAATCCGGCGCCGGCGGCGTGGTCGGCACGATGGAGGTGCTGCGCGCCAATCCCGACGGGCACACCATCCTCATGGGCAACATCGGCCCGCAGTCGATCGCCTACTCGCTGTACCGCAACCTGCCGTACAAGATCGAAGGGCTGGTTCCGGTCAGCAACGTGCTGGCGACGCCGAACGTGCTGGTGGTGCATCCCTCGGTGCCGGCCACGACGGTTCCCGAGTTCGTCGCTTGGCTGCGCAAGCAGGATGGCAAGGTCTCCTACGCCTCGTCCGGCACCGGCCAGTCGCCGCACCTCTCCGGCGCCTGGTTCCTCCAGCTCGTCGGCGCCAAGGCGACGCACGTGCCCTACCGGGGCGCCGCGCCGGCGCTGGCCGACCTCGTCGCCGGTCAGACGCAGTATTTCTTCGACAACCTGACCACGGCGATCGAGTTCGTGCGCGCCGGCAAGCTGCGCGCGCTGGGCATCACCTCCGCGCGCCGCAATCCGATGGTGCCCGAGCTGCAGCCGATCCGCGAGACGATGCCGGAACTGGCGCCGTTCGACGTCTCGGCCTGGTTCGGCATGTTCTACGCCGCCGGCGTGCCGAAGGCGGCCGTCGATTCGCTCAACGCCGAGATCAAGGTCTGGATCGAGCAGGACGCGACGAAGAAGCGCTTCGAGCAGATGGCCGGCTATCCGGCCTGGTCGCCGCCCGCCGAGTTCGCGGCCTTCGTCAACGCGCAGATCGCGCAGTGGAAGGGCGTGATCCAGAAGGAAGGCCTCCAGCTCGACGTGAACTGA
- a CDS encoding AMP-binding protein encodes MSKHYDTLETRDPAERERAQMAALPAQIAHAKANSPFFAEHLKDVDPAGVTSRAALARLPVLRKSTLGALQKAKPPMGGLLGVPMSQIRHVFMSPGPIFEIDTDEKDFFRGARGMYAAGFRADDIVHNTYSYHLTPAGMMMESSIRAIGCAVVPAGVGNTELQLDAIEAIRPTAYVGTPSFLRILLEKAAELGRDVSSIKKAVVGAEAFPPALRKEFNARGIFALQGYGTADLGSVAYESEALEGMIIDEGVIVEIVRPGTGDPVPDGEVGEVVVTTFNKAYPLVRFGTGDLSAVLAGTSPCGRTNTRIKGWMGRADQRTKVKGMFVDPEQVVAVQKRHPELLKVRLVVEWIDKQDVMVLKAEAAGGGSPELAKAVEASVQGLCKVRGGVAFVAPGSLPNDGKVIDDARKYD; translated from the coding sequence ATGTCGAAGCACTACGACACCCTCGAGACCCGGGATCCGGCCGAGCGCGAGCGCGCGCAGATGGCGGCGTTGCCGGCGCAGATCGCGCACGCCAAGGCGAACTCGCCGTTCTTCGCGGAGCATCTCAAGGATGTCGATCCGGCCGGCGTCACCAGCCGCGCCGCGCTGGCCCGGCTGCCGGTGCTGCGCAAGTCGACGCTGGGCGCGCTGCAGAAGGCCAAGCCGCCGATGGGCGGGCTGCTGGGCGTGCCGATGTCGCAGATCCGGCACGTGTTCATGTCGCCGGGGCCGATCTTCGAGATCGACACCGACGAGAAGGACTTCTTCCGCGGCGCCCGCGGCATGTACGCCGCCGGCTTCCGCGCCGACGACATCGTGCACAACACCTACTCCTACCATCTGACGCCCGCCGGCATGATGATGGAGTCGTCGATCCGCGCCATCGGCTGCGCCGTGGTCCCCGCCGGCGTCGGCAACACCGAGCTGCAGCTCGACGCCATCGAGGCGATCCGTCCGACCGCCTACGTCGGCACGCCCTCCTTCCTGCGCATCCTGCTGGAGAAGGCCGCGGAGCTGGGCCGCGACGTGTCGTCGATCAAGAAGGCGGTGGTCGGCGCCGAGGCGTTCCCGCCGGCGCTGCGCAAGGAGTTCAACGCCCGCGGCATCTTCGCGCTCCAGGGCTACGGCACCGCCGATCTCGGCAGCGTCGCCTACGAGAGCGAGGCGCTCGAGGGCATGATCATCGACGAGGGCGTGATCGTCGAGATCGTGCGTCCGGGCACCGGCGATCCCGTGCCAGACGGCGAGGTCGGAGAGGTCGTCGTCACGACCTTCAACAAGGCCTATCCGCTGGTCCGCTTCGGCACCGGCGACCTGTCGGCGGTGCTGGCGGGGACCAGCCCGTGCGGGCGCACCAACACCCGCATCAAGGGCTGGATGGGCCGCGCCGACCAGCGCACCAAGGTGAAGGGCATGTTCGTCGACCCCGAGCAGGTGGTCGCCGTCCAGAAGCGCCACCCCGAGCTGCTGAAGGTGCGCCTCGTGGTGGAGTGGATCGACAAGCAGGACGTCATGGTCCTGAAGGCCGAGGCCGCCGGCGGCGGCTCGCCGGAGCTGGCCAAGGCTGTCGAGGCCAGCGTCCAGGGCTTGTGCAAGGTGCGCGGCGGCGTGGCGTTCGTCGCGCCGGGCAGCCTGCCGAACGACGGCAAGGTGATCGACGACGCGCGCAAGTACGACTGA
- a CDS encoding zinc metallopeptidase: protein MLIVVLLPVLLAVVFGPQLWVRRVMRANAADRPDFPGTGGELARHLLDRAGLADVKVERVVDGDHYDSRDRAVRLSAANFDGRSVTAVAVAAHEVGHALQHAAGMPMFHWRQRLAGFAIRVEQVAAVVMVLVPVVAIATRAPALFIGQIALGIALLACRVVVHLATLPVEFDASFGRALPVLEGEGYLPPADIPAARGVLRAAALTYVAAALVSLLDLTRWIRVLRF, encoded by the coding sequence GTGCTGATCGTCGTCCTCCTCCCGGTCCTGCTCGCGGTCGTGTTCGGCCCGCAGCTCTGGGTCCGGCGCGTCATGCGCGCCAACGCCGCCGACCGGCCCGATTTCCCCGGCACCGGCGGCGAGCTGGCGCGCCACCTGCTCGACCGCGCCGGCCTGGCGGACGTGAAGGTCGAGCGCGTCGTCGACGGCGACCACTACGATTCGCGCGACCGCGCCGTGCGCCTGTCCGCCGCCAATTTCGACGGGCGCTCGGTCACGGCGGTCGCCGTCGCGGCGCACGAGGTCGGCCACGCGCTGCAGCACGCCGCCGGCATGCCGATGTTCCACTGGCGCCAGCGTCTGGCGGGGTTCGCGATCCGCGTCGAGCAGGTCGCCGCCGTGGTCATGGTGCTGGTGCCGGTCGTCGCCATCGCCACGCGCGCGCCGGCGCTGTTCATCGGCCAGATCGCGCTGGGGATCGCGCTCCTGGCGTGCCGCGTGGTCGTCCACCTCGCGACGCTTCCGGTCGAGTTCGACGCCAGCTTCGGCCGCGCCCTGCCGGTGCTGGAGGGCGAGGGCTACCTGCCGCCGGCCGACATCCCCGCCGCCCGCGGCGTGCTGCGCGCGGCGGCGCTCACCTACGTCGCCGCCGCGCTGGTGAGCCTGCTCGACCTCACCCGGTGGATCCGCGTCCTGCGCTTCTGA
- a CDS encoding ABC transporter ATP-binding protein — translation MSAAPTATAAAPAAAPPILAVANVEVIYNHVILVLKGVSLSVPEGGVVALLGANGAGKSTTLKTISCLLRTERGDVTKGSVTYRGERVDQLTSNELVRRGVIQVMEGRHCFGHLTIEENLLTGAFIHGGKRKQIADDLEKVYHYFPRLKTRRSSQAGYTSGGEQQMCAIGRALMSRPRTILLDEPSMGLAPQLVEEIFEIVRALNEKERVSFLLAEQNTNVALRYAHYGYILENGRVVLDGDAAALRENEDVKEFYLGLGSAGRKSFRDVKQYRRRKRWL, via the coding sequence ATGTCCGCCGCCCCGACCGCCACCGCCGCGGCCCCCGCCGCCGCGCCGCCGATCCTCGCCGTCGCCAACGTCGAGGTCATCTACAACCACGTCATCCTCGTGCTGAAGGGCGTGTCCCTGTCGGTGCCCGAGGGCGGCGTGGTGGCGCTGCTCGGCGCCAACGGCGCCGGCAAGTCGACGACGCTCAAGACGATCTCCTGCCTGCTGCGCACCGAGCGCGGCGACGTCACCAAGGGCTCGGTCACCTACCGCGGCGAACGCGTCGACCAGCTGACCTCGAACGAGCTGGTGCGGCGCGGCGTGATCCAGGTGATGGAGGGGCGGCACTGCTTCGGCCACCTCACGATCGAGGAGAACCTGCTGACCGGGGCCTTCATCCACGGCGGCAAGCGCAAGCAGATCGCCGACGACCTGGAGAAGGTCTACCACTACTTCCCGCGGCTCAAGACGCGGCGCTCCAGCCAGGCCGGCTACACGTCGGGCGGCGAGCAGCAGATGTGCGCGATCGGCCGCGCGCTGATGAGCCGCCCGCGCACCATCCTGCTCGACGAGCCGTCCATGGGTCTCGCGCCGCAGCTGGTCGAGGAGATCTTCGAGATCGTGCGCGCGCTCAACGAGAAGGAGCGCGTCAGCTTCCTGCTGGCCGAGCAGAACACCAACGTGGCGCTTCGCTACGCCCACTACGGCTACATCCTCGAGAACGGCCGCGTCGTGCTCGACGGCGACGCGGCGGCGCTGCGCGAGAACGAGGACGTCAAGGAGTTCTACCTCGGCCTCGGCTCGGCCGGCCGCAAGAGCTTCCGGGACGTCAAGCAGTACCGCCGCCGCAAGCGCTGGCTCTAG
- a CDS encoding ABC transporter substrate-binding protein yields MRLGMLAAAMVAGAASLAAPASAQNEQFVPLLVYRTGAYAPNGIPFANGMGDYLRMINERDGGINGVKLTFEECETGYATDRGVECYERLKGKGPTGASFVSPLSTGITFALTEKAPGDKIPLITMGYGRSESRDGAVFQWNFPLLGTYWTAANVAMQHIAKEMGGADKLKGKKIALVYHDSPYGKEPIALLDAMSKRLGFEFLPIPVPHPGNEQKSQWLQIRQQRPDYVLLWGWGVMNSTSVTEAGNVNYPRDKMIGVWWSGAEPDVIPAGEKGAGYKALMLQHGSGKYAVHVDIEKFVVSKGQSQAKPEEIGHVLYNRGLINAMLGVEAIRTAQAKFGNKPLTGEQVRWGLENLNLTAERIKALGFEGVLQPLKVTCADHEGARASRLHQWDGKAWKVISDWYQGDDQILAPMVKETAAKYAAEKKITPRDCSKDG; encoded by the coding sequence ATGAGGTTGGGGATGCTCGCCGCAGCCATGGTGGCGGGCGCGGCGTCGTTGGCCGCGCCGGCGTCGGCGCAGAACGAGCAGTTCGTGCCGCTGCTGGTGTACCGCACCGGCGCCTACGCGCCGAACGGCATCCCGTTCGCCAACGGCATGGGCGACTACCTGCGGATGATCAACGAGCGCGACGGCGGCATCAACGGCGTCAAGCTGACGTTCGAGGAGTGCGAGACCGGCTACGCCACCGACCGCGGCGTCGAGTGCTACGAGCGCCTCAAGGGCAAGGGCCCGACCGGCGCGTCGTTCGTCAGCCCGCTGTCGACCGGCATCACCTTCGCGCTGACCGAGAAGGCGCCGGGCGACAAGATCCCGCTGATCACGATGGGCTACGGCCGGTCGGAGTCGCGCGACGGCGCGGTGTTCCAGTGGAACTTCCCGCTGCTCGGCACCTACTGGACGGCGGCCAACGTCGCCATGCAGCACATCGCCAAGGAGATGGGCGGCGCCGACAAGCTCAAGGGCAAGAAGATCGCGCTGGTCTACCACGACTCGCCCTACGGCAAGGAGCCGATCGCCCTGCTCGACGCGATGAGCAAGCGGCTCGGCTTCGAGTTCCTGCCGATCCCCGTGCCGCATCCCGGCAACGAGCAGAAGTCGCAGTGGCTGCAGATCCGCCAGCAGCGGCCGGACTACGTGCTCCTGTGGGGCTGGGGCGTGATGAACTCGACCTCCGTGACCGAGGCCGGCAACGTCAACTACCCGCGCGACAAGATGATCGGCGTGTGGTGGTCGGGCGCCGAGCCCGACGTGATCCCGGCCGGCGAGAAGGGCGCGGGCTACAAGGCGCTGATGCTGCAGCACGGCTCCGGCAAGTACGCCGTGCACGTCGACATCGAGAAGTTCGTCGTGTCGAAGGGGCAGAGCCAGGCCAAGCCGGAGGAGATCGGCCACGTGCTCTACAACCGCGGCCTGATCAACGCGATGCTCGGCGTCGAGGCGATCCGCACCGCGCAGGCCAAGTTCGGCAACAAGCCGCTGACCGGCGAGCAGGTCCGCTGGGGCCTCGAGAACCTCAACCTCACGGCCGAGCGCATCAAGGCGCTGGGCTTCGAGGGCGTGCTGCAGCCGCTCAAGGTGACCTGCGCCGACCACGAGGGCGCGCGCGCCTCGCGCCTGCACCAGTGGGACGGCAAGGCCTGGAAGGTGATCTCCGACTGGTACCAGGGCGACGACCAGATCCTGGCGCCGATGGTCAAGGAGACGGCGGCCAAGTACGCGGCCGAGAAGAAGATCACGCCGCGCGACTGCTCCAAGGACGGCTGA
- a CDS encoding branched-chain amino acid ABC transporter permease, with protein sequence MIYREAGQYKTSYVDDQAIFPILQDKAVVLAAVAAAYLLVPAFASDYMYKAILIPTVILALAAIGLNVLMGYCGQVSLGSGAFMAIGAYAAYNLAIRLDFLNPFVCVLLSGFAAAAVGVAFGIPSLRIKGFYLACATLAAQFFFDWAFLRVKWFTNYTPSGSVNAPPLQAFGLDLSSPTAKYLVALTFTVALALAAKNLVRGHIGRQWMAIRDMDIAAEIIGIRPMFAKLSAFAVSSFLIGVAGALWAFVHLGSWEPLTFNIDRSFQLMFMIIIGGLGSILGSFLGAAFVVVLPIFLNQALPPLGALVGWTISTATVSHIEFMVFGALIVFFLIVEPHGLARLWSIAKEKLRLWPFPH encoded by the coding sequence GTGATCTACCGCGAAGCCGGCCAGTACAAGACGTCCTACGTCGACGACCAGGCGATCTTCCCGATCCTGCAGGACAAGGCCGTGGTGCTGGCGGCGGTCGCCGCCGCGTACCTGCTGGTTCCGGCGTTCGCCTCCGACTACATGTACAAGGCGATCCTGATCCCGACCGTCATCCTCGCGCTGGCGGCGATCGGCCTCAACGTGCTGATGGGCTACTGCGGACAGGTGTCGCTCGGCTCCGGCGCCTTCATGGCGATCGGCGCCTACGCCGCCTACAACCTCGCGATCCGCCTGGATTTCCTCAACCCCTTCGTCTGCGTGCTGCTCAGCGGTTTCGCCGCCGCCGCCGTCGGGGTGGCGTTCGGAATCCCCAGCCTGCGCATCAAGGGCTTCTACCTGGCCTGCGCCACGCTGGCGGCGCAGTTCTTCTTCGACTGGGCGTTCCTGCGCGTGAAGTGGTTCACCAACTACACGCCGTCGGGCTCCGTCAACGCCCCGCCGCTCCAGGCGTTCGGCCTCGACCTGTCGTCGCCGACCGCGAAGTACCTGGTGGCGCTGACCTTCACCGTGGCGCTGGCGCTGGCCGCCAAGAACCTGGTGCGCGGCCATATCGGCCGCCAGTGGATGGCGATCCGCGACATGGACATCGCCGCCGAGATCATCGGCATCCGCCCGATGTTCGCCAAGCTCAGCGCCTTCGCTGTGTCGTCGTTCCTGATCGGCGTCGCCGGCGCGCTCTGGGCGTTCGTGCACCTCGGCTCGTGGGAGCCGCTGACCTTCAACATCGACCGCTCGTTCCAGCTGATGTTCATGATCATCATCGGCGGGCTGGGGTCGATCCTCGGCAGCTTCCTCGGCGCGGCGTTCGTGGTCGTGCTGCCGATCTTCCTCAACCAGGCGCTGCCGCCGCTCGGCGCCCTGGTCGGATGGACGATCAGCACCGCGACCGTGTCGCACATCGAGTTCATGGTGTTCGGCGCGCTGATCGTGTTCTTCCTGATCGTCGAGCCGCACGGGCTCGCGCGGCTGTGGTCGATCGCCAAGGAGAAGCTGCGCCTGTGGCCGTTCCCGCACTGA
- a CDS encoding branched-chain amino acid ABC transporter permease, which yields MGFFIEVLTGGLLAGVLYSLVALGFVLIFKASGVFNFAQGAMVLTAALALVRSLEVMQGKWGWPFGVALVAAFAFAGAVMAVVAWGVERLVLRKLVNQEGIILFMATIGVTFFIEGLAQTVFGSDVYPLHIGLPKEPMFILEAVFDGGVLVNQLDVWAGVIAGLLVAALAVFFQRTRVGRALRAVADDHAAAQSVGIPLNQIWFIVWLVAGLVALVAGVVWGSKLGVQFSLSLVALKALPVVILGGLTSVPGAIIGGLIIGAGEKLAEVYVGPSMGGGIEIWFAYVLALAFLLVRPQGLFGEKIIERV from the coding sequence ATGGGTTTCTTCATCGAGGTCCTCACCGGCGGTCTTCTCGCCGGCGTCCTCTACTCGCTGGTCGCGCTCGGCTTCGTGCTGATCTTCAAGGCGTCGGGCGTGTTCAACTTCGCGCAGGGCGCGATGGTGCTGACGGCGGCGCTGGCGCTGGTCCGGTCGCTGGAGGTGATGCAGGGCAAGTGGGGCTGGCCGTTCGGCGTGGCGCTGGTCGCCGCGTTCGCCTTCGCCGGCGCCGTCATGGCGGTGGTCGCGTGGGGGGTCGAGCGCCTGGTGCTGCGCAAGCTCGTGAACCAGGAGGGCATCATCCTGTTCATGGCGACGATCGGCGTCACCTTCTTCATCGAGGGGCTGGCGCAGACGGTGTTCGGCTCCGACGTCTATCCGCTCCACATCGGCCTGCCCAAGGAGCCCATGTTCATCCTCGAGGCGGTGTTCGACGGCGGCGTGCTGGTGAACCAGCTCGACGTCTGGGCGGGCGTGATCGCCGGCCTGCTGGTGGCCGCGCTGGCGGTGTTCTTCCAGCGCACCCGCGTCGGACGCGCGCTGCGCGCGGTCGCCGACGACCACGCCGCCGCCCAGTCCGTCGGCATCCCGCTGAACCAGATCTGGTTCATCGTCTGGCTGGTCGCCGGGCTGGTGGCGCTGGTGGCCGGCGTGGTCTGGGGCAGCAAGCTCGGCGTGCAGTTCTCGCTGTCGCTGGTGGCGCTCAAGGCGCTGCCGGTGGTGATCCTCGGCGGCCTGACCTCGGTGCCCGGCGCCATCATCGGCGGCCTGATCATCGGCGCCGGCGAGAAGCTGGCCGAGGTGTACGTCGGTCCGTCGATGGGCGGCGGCATCGAGATCTGGTTCGCGTACGTGCTGGCGCTCGCCTTCCTGCTGGTCAGGCCGCAGGGCCTGTTCGGCGAGAAGATCATCGAGCGCGTCTGA
- a CDS encoding ABC transporter ATP-binding protein produces MTRARDFTEVLLSVEDISLSFGGVKALTGISFDIRRGEVRAIIGPNGAGKSSMLNCINGFYHPQEGRITYKGVTRERMKPHEAAAQGIARTFQNIALFKGMSTLDNIMTGRNLKMSTGVFAQALHLGAARREEIEHRAHVERVIDFLEIQHVRKTPVGRLPYGLQKRVELGRALAAEPELLLLDEPMAGMNIEEKQDMCRFVLEVNEEFGTTICLIEHDMGVVMDISDRVVVLDYGRKIGDGTPAEVKADPEVIAAYLGTTH; encoded by the coding sequence ATGACGCGCGCGCGCGATTTCACCGAGGTCCTGCTGTCGGTCGAGGACATCTCGCTGTCGTTCGGCGGCGTCAAGGCGCTGACCGGCATCAGCTTCGACATCCGCCGCGGCGAGGTCCGCGCCATCATCGGACCCAACGGCGCCGGCAAGTCCTCGATGCTCAACTGCATCAACGGCTTCTACCATCCGCAGGAGGGCCGCATCACCTACAAGGGCGTGACGCGCGAGCGGATGAAGCCGCACGAGGCGGCGGCGCAGGGCATCGCGCGGACGTTCCAGAACATCGCCTTGTTCAAGGGCATGTCGACGCTCGACAACATCATGACCGGCCGCAACCTCAAGATGTCGACCGGCGTGTTCGCGCAGGCGCTGCATCTCGGCGCCGCCCGGCGCGAGGAGATCGAGCACCGCGCGCACGTCGAGCGGGTCATCGACTTCCTCGAGATCCAGCACGTGCGCAAGACGCCGGTCGGCCGCCTGCCCTACGGGCTGCAGAAGCGCGTCGAGCTGGGCCGCGCGCTGGCCGCCGAGCCCGAGCTGCTGCTGCTCGACGAGCCCATGGCCGGCATGAACATCGAGGAGAAGCAGGACATGTGCCGCTTCGTGCTCGAGGTCAACGAGGAGTTCGGCACCACGATCTGCCTGATCGAGCACGACATGGGGGTGGTGATGGACATCTCCGACCGCGTCGTCGTGCTCGACTACGGCCGCAAGATCGGCGACGGCACGCCCGCGGAGGTGAAGGCGGATCCCGAAGTGATCGCCGCCTACCTCGGCACGACGCACTGA
- a CDS encoding AMP-binding protein, giving the protein MAHGGPETADTFPKLLARNARDRGGRPAYREKEYGIWQTYTWSRMLAETRAFAAGLAALGFGRGDKLVIVGDNRPRLYWAMDAAQMLGGIPVPVYQDAVATEMAYVVENADARFALAENQEQIDKLLEIRDSVPALATLIYEDPRGLRDYEGLHSYAAVQDKGRALERDKPGFLDAEIAKGAGGDAAVMLYTSGTTGRPKGVVLSFDNLRISAANAAEFDGLRDTDEILSYLPMAWVGDHIFSYAQGHVVGFTVNCPESAETVQTDLREIGPTYYFAPPRVLESMLTSMMIRMEDAGALKRRMFAYFMEVARRVGGALLDGRPVPLGDRLLHALGGWLVVGPLRNTLGMSRVRVAYTAGEAVGPDIFNFYRSLGINMKQLYGQTEASVFVTMHPNGDVRLETVGKPAPQVEIKVADNGEILFRGPGVFLEYYKNPAATAETKTADGWVHSGDAGYVDDSGHLRIIDRAKDVGKLTDGTLFAPKYIENKLKFYPHINEAVAFGDGRGFVTAFINIDLVAVGNWAERQDIAYASYQELAARPEVLDLVAGEVGQVNRDLAADPKMAGAQIRRFLILPKLLEADDGELTRTRKVRRGFIAERYGALMEALYDGRDRAHIRTEVTFEDGRKGMVEGDVAIRDVAPSPALRKAG; this is encoded by the coding sequence ATGGCTCACGGGGGCCCGGAGACCGCCGACACTTTTCCGAAGCTGCTGGCACGCAACGCGCGTGATCGCGGCGGGCGGCCCGCCTATCGCGAAAAGGAATACGGCATCTGGCAGACCTACACCTGGTCGCGGATGCTGGCGGAAACGCGCGCGTTCGCCGCCGGTCTGGCGGCGTTGGGGTTCGGCCGCGGCGACAAGCTGGTCATCGTCGGCGACAACCGTCCGCGGCTCTACTGGGCGATGGACGCGGCCCAGATGCTCGGCGGCATCCCGGTGCCCGTATACCAGGACGCGGTCGCGACCGAGATGGCCTACGTCGTGGAGAACGCCGACGCCCGCTTCGCGCTGGCCGAGAACCAGGAGCAGATCGACAAGCTGCTCGAGATCCGCGACTCGGTGCCGGCGCTCGCCACCCTGATCTACGAGGATCCGCGCGGCCTGCGCGACTACGAGGGCCTCCACTCCTACGCGGCCGTCCAGGACAAGGGCCGGGCGCTCGAGCGCGACAAGCCGGGTTTCCTCGACGCCGAGATCGCCAAGGGGGCCGGCGGCGACGCCGCCGTGATGCTCTACACCTCGGGCACGACCGGCCGTCCCAAGGGCGTCGTGCTGAGCTTCGACAACCTCCGGATCAGCGCCGCCAACGCCGCCGAGTTCGACGGCCTGCGCGACACCGACGAGATCCTGAGCTACCTGCCGATGGCGTGGGTCGGCGACCACATCTTCTCCTACGCCCAGGGCCACGTCGTCGGCTTCACGGTGAACTGCCCGGAATCGGCGGAGACGGTCCAGACCGACCTGCGCGAGATCGGACCCACCTACTATTTCGCCCCGCCGCGCGTGCTCGAGAGCATGCTGACTTCCATGATGATCCGCATGGAGGACGCCGGCGCCCTCAAGCGGCGGATGTTCGCGTACTTCATGGAGGTCGCGCGCCGGGTCGGCGGCGCGTTGCTGGACGGCCGGCCCGTGCCGCTGGGCGACCGCCTGCTCCACGCGCTGGGCGGATGGCTGGTGGTCGGCCCGCTGCGCAACACGCTGGGGATGTCGCGGGTGCGCGTCGCCTACACCGCCGGCGAGGCGGTGGGGCCGGACATCTTCAATTTCTACCGCTCGCTCGGCATCAACATGAAGCAGCTCTACGGCCAGACCGAGGCCAGCGTGTTCGTGACGATGCATCCCAACGGCGACGTCCGGCTGGAGACCGTCGGCAAGCCGGCGCCGCAGGTCGAGATCAAGGTGGCCGACAACGGCGAGATCCTGTTCCGCGGACCCGGCGTGTTCCTCGAGTACTACAAGAACCCGGCGGCGACGGCGGAGACGAAGACGGCCGACGGCTGGGTCCATTCGGGCGACGCCGGCTACGTCGACGATTCCGGGCACCTGCGCATCATCGACCGCGCCAAGGACGTCGGGAAGCTGACGGACGGCACGCTGTTCGCGCCGAAGTACATCGAGAACAAGCTGAAGTTCTACCCGCACATCAACGAGGCTGTGGCGTTCGGCGACGGCCGGGGCTTCGTGACGGCCTTCATCAACATCGACCTCGTGGCGGTCGGCAACTGGGCCGAGCGCCAGGACATCGCCTACGCGTCCTACCAGGAGCTGGCGGCGCGGCCGGAGGTGCTCGACCTGGTCGCGGGCGAGGTCGGGCAGGTCAACCGCGACCTGGCGGCCGACCCGAAGATGGCCGGGGCCCAGATCCGGCGCTTCCTGATCCTGCCGAAGCTGCTGGAGGCCGACGACGGCGAGCTGACGCGCACCCGCAAGGTCCGGCGCGGCTTCATCGCCGAGCGCTACGGCGCGCTGATGGAGGCGCTGTACGACGGCCGCGACCGCGCCCATATCCGCACCGAGGTCACCTTCGAGGACGGCCGCAAGGGCATGGTCGAGGGCGACGTGGCGATCCGCGACGTGGCGCCGTCGCCGGCGCTGCGCAAGGCGGGTTGA